A region from the Chrysoperla carnea chromosome 4, inChrCarn1.1, whole genome shotgun sequence genome encodes:
- the LOC123299002 gene encoding uncharacterized protein LOC123299002, with protein MGRQKQHLLSYALLLIFAINSVSSNETTTVQNNAETTTEKLIEVYQEHKIDINNTIAEVQRILALDPNLPRLSREEIMVLLDNITKTDEQLLKQNKTTEEANRDQRAIMYVMPYNPQNYSNIQELYTKAPVVHIVANSSDPNLSTLRPIRTRLPTFRTTTTTSSPRDDLIEEDISDVQIKMNSETGVQGTTTEKVHITQNISEIMESQTEFTTTTKLPEIVLPTKITKMYENIPKPIISFTTTNEPIEFTTTKRPYIQRGSIRYPNHRYPEDMKPEPFTTRAPESALKIMEAPKLNEKSKRKEEKHPQYKPGIVEDEVIKIPAQVHKRRRPYPQIPVTTTTTERVFKVTPTPSKTTEFDFVYFKEATTKKSPVDDNFDFVHFKDEIDSNVAVPETNGNEAPDFGFSNNFKEIIDNIDLSQSETKKNPNGKYSSSYVETRLKKKPSTPPPMRENVKDILASIGLFPAPSTTTTTKPDWSAGAEGLDPEMKELLMTFGLIPNPNDNGNKAVRFADDFSDPEPSKPMVTKESYVNFKPLPDSAPSRQDMQQFLSKFGLVGENHRDQKSIKNEEKPKPNPTKHQELQSLPEIDEDLLPEGMKDVLEDIGLMQRKKAGQKVKQHISNPTEEASKEELQKLELLLATIKQLEKLNGTQISQADLDALDLKNIQKLSDSINNSTSKDIKQLSEQEPDFLNPVTVEDLQNLLQANEKFKRQNNASSNTASASDLAASFPGMTDTNSTSSIAEAPIPQPRRNGLYFLLDWNSFLEVGDDDRTKVNIRFAPKVGDPARFVPVGP; from the exons ATG GGAAGGCAAAAACAACATCTACTTTCCTATGCACTCCTACTAATTTTTGCCATAAATTCGGTATCGTCAAATGAAACAACCACAGTCCAAAACAATGCTGAGACTACTACAGAAAAATTAATAGAAGTTTATCAAGAACATAAAATCGACATCAACAACACAATCGCTGAAGTACAACGAATATTAGCACTAGATCCAAATTTACCACGATTATCACGTGAAGAAATAATGGTCTTACTCGATAACATCACTAAAACTGACGAGCAACTTCTAAAGCAAAACAAAACCACTGAGGAAGCAAATCGGGATCAGCGTGCTATTATGTATGTAATGCCATATAATCCTCAAAATTATAGCAATATCCAAGAATTGTATACAAAAGCACCAGTGGTACATATTGTGGCAAATAGTAGTGATCCAAATTTATCGACCCTTCGACCAATTCGAACACGATTACCAACTTTCCGAACAACCACTACAACTTCATCTCCTCGCGATGATTTAATCGAAGAAGATATTAGCGatgttcaaattaaaatgaattctgAAACCGGTGTTCAGGGAACTACAACGGAGAAAGTTCATATTACTCAAAATATTTCGGAAATAATGGAAAGTCAAACTGAATTTACAACTACGACCAAATTACCTGAAATTGTTTTACCcactaaaattactaaaatgtatgaaaacatcCCTAAGCCGATTATCAGTTTTACGACAACCAACGAACCGATTGAATTTACTACGACAAAACGTCCGTATATTCAGCGTGGATCAATTCGATATCCAAATCATCGATATCCCGAGGATATGAAACCAGAGCCATTTACAACACGAGCACCAGAAAGTGCTCTAAAAATTATGGAAGCtccaaaattgaatgaaaagagCAAGCGAAAAGAGGAGAAACATCCCCAATATAAACCAG GTATTGTTGAAGATGAAGTAATTAAAATTCCGGCTCAAGTTCACAAACGACGCCGCCCATATCCTCAAATACCAGTTACGACGACCACAACCGAACGCGTCTTCAAAGTAACGCCAACACcttcaaaaactactgaatttgattttgtttactttaaagAAGCTACGACTAAAAAATCACCAGTGGacgataattttgattttgttcacTTCAAGGATGAAATTGATTCCAATGTAGCTGTACCGGAAACAAATGGAAATGAAGCCCCAGATTTtggtttttcaaataattttaaggaaattattgataatattgatttaagtCAATCGGAAACCAAGAAAAACCCTAATGGAAAATATAGTAGTTCGTACGTTGAAACACGATTGAAGAAAAAACCTTCAACTCCACCACCAATGCGGGAAAACGTTAAAGATATCCTGGCATCAATTGGATTATTCCCAGCACCGAGTACCACAACTACAACGAAACCAGATTGGTCTGCTGGAGCTGAAGGATTAGATCCTGAAATGAAAGAACTCCTAATGACATTCGGTTTAATACCAAACCCAAATGATAATGGCAATAAGGCTGTAAGATTTGCCGATGATTTTTCCGATCCAGAGCCATCAAAACCAATGGTAACCAAAGAAagttatgttaattttaaaccATTACCTGATTCAGCCCCATCTCGTCAAGATATgcaacaatttttatcaaaatttggatTAGTAGGGGAAAATCATCGTGatcaaaaatcgataaaaaatgagGAAAAACCTAAGCCTAATCCTACAAAACATCAAGAACTGCAATCACTTCCAGAAATTGATGAAGATCTTCTACCAGAAGGTATGAAAGACGTGTTGGAGGATATTGGTTTAATGCAACGCAAAAAAGCTGGTCAAAAAGTTAAGCAACATATTTCGAATCCAACAGAGGAAGCATCTAAGGAggaattacaaaaattagaacTTTTATTAGCCACAATTAAACAATTGGAGAAATTAAATGGTACTCAAATTTCTCAAGCCGATTTGGATGCGCTTGATttgaaaaacattcaaaaattatccGACAGTATTAATAATTCGACATCAAAAGACATTAAACAGTTAAGCGAACAGGAACCAGATTTTTTAAATCCGGTGACTGTTgaagatttacaaaatttgctACAAGCAAACGAGAAATTCAAACGCCAAAATAACGCGTCCTCAAATACAGCATCGGCCTCTGATTTAGCTGCTTCATTTCCTGGCATGACAGATACAAATTCCACATCTAGTATTGCTGAAGCTCCAATTCCACAACCACGTCGAAATGGCTTATACTTCTTATTGGATTGGAATTCATTTTTGGAAGTAGGGGATGATGATCGAACTAAAGTCAATATACGATTTGCACCGAAAGTAGGCGATCCTGCACGATTTGTTCCTGTTGGGccataa
- the LOC123299008 gene encoding uncharacterized protein LOC123299008 yields the protein MNTSFYKCCVVPMCKNTSINTPQKLFIYVPKSAKIRRKWLTLARRCPTSLSTTSTSYFCEDHFDLQNDMENYVEYTTMGAVSRIRMRPGCLPTKFDCQLTRSNSSANICRPVAAKRQKFSLLNDCDEFIRAVVFQQTDKVPNQEEDPLDDQQQKIIEKTAQVYNTTKRRSTTTQTGIKSRTKQTSPIKCSNPSVSNSSEPLHIELVTVKEEKLIENVSTENQEIDVYNPLLIKEENIKIEQKLNRELDIKEEIEKEFHTELIIKEEMVADAVKEEKLVENLPTEHHEIYVYNPLLIKEENIETEEKEN from the exons atgaatacgtCGTTTTACAAATGCTGTGTAGTGCCTATGTGTAAAAATACTTCAATCAATACGCcacaaaaacttttcatatacgttccaaaaagtgcaaaaataagGAGAAAGTGGTTAACTCTTGCTAGAAGATGTCCAACATCATTGTCAACAACAAGTACCAGTTATTTTTGTGAAGATCACTTTGAT CTTCAAAATGACATGGAAAATTATGTAGAATATACTACAATGGGTGCTGTATCTCGAATAAGGATGAGACCAGGCTGTTTACCCACAAAGTTTGACTGCCAACTTACAAGATCCAATAGTTCTGCTAATATCTGTCGACCAGTTGCTGCAAAAAGGCAAAAATTCTCATTGTTAAATGATTGTGACGAATTCATAAGAGCAGTTGTATTTCAACAAACCGACAAAGTTCCAAATCAAGAAGAAG atCCACTCGAtgatcaacaacaaaaaataattgaaaaaacagCCCAGGTATACAATACAACCAAACGGCGAAGTACAACTACTCAGACTGGAATCAAATCACGTACGAAACAAACCTCTCCAATAAAGTGTTCTAACCCATCTGTATCTAACTCTTCAGAACCATTACATATCGAATTAGTTACAGTTAAAGAAGAAAAACTGATAGAAAATGTGTCAACAGAAAATCAAGAAATTGATGTATATAATCCTTTgttaattaaagaagaaaatataaaaattgaacaaaaattgaatagagAATTGGATATCAAGgaagaaattgaaaaagaatttcataCAGAATTGATAATCAAAGAAGAAATGGTCGCTGACGCAGTTAAAGAAGAAAAACTGGTAGAAAATTTGCCAACTGAACATCatgaaatttatgtatataatccTTTgttaattaaagaagaaaatatagaaactgaagaaaaagagaattga